The following proteins are encoded in a genomic region of Patagioenas fasciata isolate bPatFas1 chromosome 26, bPatFas1.hap1, whole genome shotgun sequence:
- the LOC136112306 gene encoding gastrokine-1-like, with protein MTELFQHLSAPHLMLKTYIKWTVPAARSTCTSIRSAVKMKLTVVTTVLLGLLLTPAIAEYFQNQQVTREIRVNGGIQFLSINPELRVVTVEQRSESGPWKTIWNFNTGFIATELMSEGICVISQMNRNLLPTFETFPTVIQGFQGLKGQIQPTREITFVFGQRVVPDLRIYGPDIFNTCRESTTVVASPVPQLQPIYNEGACTTLDVLNLVQLNYCRSNVNVKV; from the exons ATGACAGAATTATTTCAACACTTAAGCGCTCCACACCTAATGCTGAAAACATATATAAAGTGGACGGTTCCCGCTGCTCgttccacctgcaccagcatccGCTCTGCAGTCAAGATGAAACTCACC gTTGTGACCACCGTCCTGCTCGGACTCTTGCTGACTCCAGCCATCGCTGAATAC TTTCAGAACCAGCAAGTCACCAGGGAAATCAGGGTTAATGgcggtatccaattcctgagcaTCAACCCGGAATTGCGTGTGGTCACTGTCGAGCAAAGGAGCGAATCTGGGCCATGGAAAACCATTTGGAACTTCAACACG ggCTTTATTGCAACTGAACTGATGTCCGAAGGAATTTGCGTCATTTCCCAAATGAACAGAAACCTGCTGCCCACCTTTGAGACGTTCCCCACAGTGATTCAGGGTTTCCAG GGTCTGAAGGGTCAAATACAACCAACACGTGAGATCACATTCGTCTTCGGCCAGAGAGTTGTCCCTGACCTCAGGATTTACGGACCTGACATCTTCAACACGTGCAGAGAGTCCACAACCGTAGTGGCTTCTCCAGTTCCCC aactTCAACCCATCTACAACGAAGGAGCCTGCACTACACTCGATGTCCTGAACCTTGTGCAGCTGAACTACTGCCGTTCCAACGTCAACGTCAAGGTCTGA
- the LOC136112286 gene encoding gastrokine-1-like has translation MDSYLIRTRLWLAKICPSTIPILMKYLQQETIFSDTQTEIQMTELFQHLSAPHLMLKTYIKWTVPAARSTCTSIRSAVKMKLTVVTTVLLGLLLTPAIAEYFQNQQVTREIRVNGGIQFLSINPELRVVTVEQRSEFGPWKTIWNFNTGFIATELMSQGICIISQMNRNLLPTFETFPTVVQGFQGLKGQIQPTREITFVFGQRVVPDLRIYGPDIFNTCRESTTVVASPVPQLQPIYNEGACTTLDVLNLVQLNYCRSNVNVKV, from the exons ATGGATTCTTATCTGATAAGAACCAGACTCTGGTTGGCCAAAATCTGCCCAAGTACAATCCCCATATTGATGAAGTACTTACAGCAGGAAACAATTTTCAGTGACACGCAGACAGAGATACAAATGACAGAATTATTTCAACACTTAAGCGCTCCACACCTAATGCTGAAAACATATATAAAGTGGACGGTTCCCGCTGCTCgttccacctgcaccagcatccGCTCTGCAGTCAAGATGAAACTCACC gTTGTGACCACCGTCCTGCTCGGACTCTTGCTGACTCCAGCCATCGCTGAATAC TTTCAGAACCAGCAAGTCACCAGGGAAATCAGGGTTAATGgcggtatccaattcctgagcaTCAACCCGGAATTGCGTGTGGTCACTGTCGAGCAAAGGAGCGAATTTGGGCCATGGAAAACCATTTGGAACTTCAACACG ggCTTTATTGCAACCGAACTGATGTCCCAAGGAATTTGCATCATTTCCCAAATGAACAGAAACCTGCTGCCCACCTTTGAGACGTTCCCCACAGTGGTTCAGGGCTTCCAG GGTCTGAAGGGTCAAATACAACCAACACGTGAGATCACATTCGTCTTCGGCCAGAGAGTTGTCCCTGACCTCAGGATTTACGGACCTGACATCTTCAACACGTGCAGAGAATCCACAACCGTAGTGGCTTCTCCAGTTCCCC aactTCAACCCATCTACAACGAAGGAGCCTGCACTACACTCGATGTCCTGAACCTTGTGCAGCTGAACTACTGCCGTTCCAACGTCAACGTCAAGGTCTGA
- the LOC136112111 gene encoding gastrokine-1-like, protein MDTGVCADSEEGLEGWKSAWDAKTGYVATKVFSKHACIVAKMGRRFLHDRRFPAAPQGHKGPSSRQYLLRKNRFIISRNRLQSLRQYGKRIQALCRGIPAYLAYPTAGSNLPKQNVSCLKVKINKLPIYYCDYLFLMKF, encoded by the exons ATGGACACCGGGGTCTGCGCCGACTCCGAGGAGGGTTTGGagggctggaaatctgcctgggACGCCAAGACT GGCTACGTTGCAACCAAGGTATTTTCAAAACACGCCTGCATCGTTGCTAAAATGGGCAGGAGGTTTTTACACGATAGACGGTTTCCTGCAGCACCTCAAGGACACAAG GGACCCAGTTCTCGCCAATATCTCCTCAGGAAGAATCGCTTCATTATCTCCAGAAACAGACTCCAAAGCTTGCGCCAATATGGAAAACGCATCCAAGCCCTGTGCAGAGGAATTCCCGCTTACCTGGCTTACCCAACTGCAG gttcAAACCTCCCAAAGCAAAATGTTTCCTGCTTGAAAGTTAAGATTAATAAACTGCCCATCTACTACTGTGATTATTTATTCCTGATGAAGTTTTGA
- the LOC136112270 gene encoding gastrokine-1-like yields the protein MLKTYIKWTVPAARSTCTSIRSAVKMKLTVVTTVLLGLLLTPALAEYFQNQQVTREIRVNGGIQFLSINPELRVVTVEQRSEFGTWKTIWNFNTGFIATEVFPERTCFISQMNRNLVPTFETFPRVVEGFQGLKGQIQPTREITFILSQRLVPDLRIYGPDIFNMCREVTTVVATPVTELQPIYNEGACTTLDVLNLVQLNYCRSNVNVKV from the exons ATGCTGAAAACATATATAAAGTGGACGGTTCCCGCTGCTCgttccacctgcaccagcatccGCTCTGCAGTCAAGATGAAACTCACC gTTGTGACCACCGTCCTGCTCGGACTCTTGCTGACTCCAGCCCTCGCTGAATAC TTTCAGAACCAGCAAGTCACCAGGGAAATCAGGGTTAATGgcggtatccaattcctgagcaTCAACCCGGAATTGCGTGTGGTCACTGTCGAGCAAAGGAGCGAATTTGGGACATGGAAAACCATTTGGAACTTCAACACG ggCTTTATTGCAACTGAAGTGTTCCCAGAGAGAACTTGCTTCATTTCCCAAATGAACAGAAACCTGGTACCCACCTTTGAGACGTTCCCCAGAGTGGTTGAGGGCTTCCAG GGTCTGAAGGGTCAAATACAACCAACACGTGAGATCACATTCATCCTCAGCCAGAGACTTGTCCCTGACCTCAGGATTTATGGACCTGACATCTTCAACATGTGCAGAGAGGTCACAACTGTGGTGGCTACTCCAGTTACCG aactTCAACCCATCTACAACGAAGGAGCCTGCACTACACTCGATGTCCTGAACCTTGTGCAGCTGAACTACTGCCGTTCCAACGTCAACGTCAAGGTCTGA
- the GKN2 gene encoding gastrokine-2: MNGFAAAVVLLGVLWAPISALKGFSLLDPVNGYVTGTMTIDNGNHVVDVHVRSGVFSSDTIFDYSTGYVATRLFSRNACFIMKLDKDRIPELENLGRVAFERETMRTVYSPDNVWVEFQSGHSRLGNLEDWLRYGKPIERLCAGLPLYQLSNIQPPTNTSACANAGIPSILGINICENISGEGY; the protein is encoded by the exons atgaacgGATTT GCTGCAGCCGTCGTTCTGCTGGGAGTCCTTTGGGCTCCGATTTCTGCGTTGAAG GGCTTTTCCCTGCTGGACCCCGTCAATGGCTATGTCACTGGAACTATGACCATTGACAATGGGAATCACGTTGTCGATGTCCATGTCCGTTCTGGCGTGTTCTCCTCTGACACCATTTTTGACTACTCAACT GGCTATGTTGCAACGAGGTTATTTTCACGGAACGCCTGCTTTATCATGAAACTAGATAAGGACCGCATCCCAGAGCTGGAAAACCTCGGCCGCGTGGCTTTTGAGAGAGAG accATGAGGACAGTGTATTCTCCAGACAACGTGTGGGTAGAGTTTCAATCTGGCCATTCCAGGTTGGGGAATTTGGAAGACTGGCTTCGCTACGGTAAACCCATTGAGCGCCTCTGCGCAGGTCTGCCTCTCTACCAGCTTTCAAACATTCAAC CACCAACGAATACTAGCGCCTGTGCCAATGCAGGAATTCCAAGCATTCTGGGCATTAATATCTGTGAAAACATCAGTGGAGAGGGATATTGA